A stretch of the Serratia marcescens genome encodes the following:
- a CDS encoding DUF1801 domain-containing protein yields MSQANDAAVEALLADIGSTHGELLAIVQQVRRIAAASGNGVTESVKYGGIMFSHGQFFCGVFAYRHHVTVEFGHGYRLADSHHQLEGSGQYRRHIKLHSPAEVKSKHLADYIQQAYALTTG; encoded by the coding sequence ATGAGTCAGGCAAATGATGCGGCGGTAGAGGCCCTGCTGGCGGACATCGGCAGCACGCACGGTGAGCTGCTGGCCATCGTGCAGCAGGTGCGCAGGATCGCTGCGGCGAGCGGCAACGGCGTCACCGAATCGGTCAAATACGGCGGTATCATGTTCTCGCATGGCCAATTTTTCTGCGGCGTTTTCGCCTACCGCCACCACGTCACGGTGGAGTTCGGCCACGGCTACCGGCTGGCAGACAGTCATCACCAGCTCGAAGGCAGCGGCCAATATCGGCGGCACATCAAGCTCCACTCGCCCGCCGAGGTGAAAAGCAAGCATCTGGCGGACTACATTCAACAGGCTTATGCGCTGACTACGGGCTGA
- the focA gene encoding formate transporter FocA, whose translation MKTDSPFDLILPAATAKIAEDAGVYKATKHPLKTFYLAITAGVFISIAFVFYITATTGTAGVPFGLAKLVGGICFSLGLMLVVVSGADLFTSTVLIVIAKASGRISWGQLGANWLNVYLGNLVGALFFVALIWFSGEYMVANGQWGLNVLQTADHKLHHTFIEAVCLGILANLMVCLAVWMSYSGRTLTDKMFAMVLPVGMFVASGFEHSIANMFMIPMGIVVKHFATPEFWQAVGAVPEQFAHLTVSNFIIDNLIPVTIGNIIGGGLLVGLTYWVIYLRGGREQH comes from the coding sequence ATCGCTGAAGATGCCGGCGTGTATAAAGCCACCAAACATCCGCTGAAAACGTTTTATTTGGCGATCACCGCCGGTGTCTTCATTTCCATCGCCTTCGTTTTCTATATCACGGCGACCACCGGCACCGCCGGCGTGCCTTTCGGGCTGGCGAAACTGGTCGGCGGCATCTGCTTCTCTCTCGGGTTAATGCTGGTGGTGGTATCGGGCGCCGACCTGTTCACCTCTACCGTACTTATCGTCATCGCCAAGGCCAGCGGCCGCATCAGCTGGGGCCAGTTGGGTGCCAACTGGCTGAACGTTTATCTCGGCAACCTGGTCGGCGCGCTGTTCTTCGTGGCGCTGATCTGGTTCTCCGGTGAATATATGGTCGCCAACGGCCAGTGGGGCCTGAATGTCCTGCAAACCGCAGACCACAAGCTGCATCACACCTTTATCGAAGCCGTGTGCCTCGGCATTCTGGCTAACCTGATGGTCTGCCTGGCGGTCTGGATGAGCTACTCCGGCCGCACCCTGACCGACAAGATGTTCGCCATGGTGCTGCCGGTCGGGATGTTTGTCGCCAGCGGCTTCGAGCACAGCATCGCCAACATGTTTATGATCCCTATGGGCATCGTGGTCAAACACTTCGCCACGCCGGAGTTCTGGCAAGCCGTAGGGGCGGTACCTGAGCAATTCGCTCATCTGACAGTAAGCAACTTCATCATCGACAACCTGATTCCGGTCACCATCGGCAACATCATCGGCGGCGGCCTGCTGGTTGGGTTGACTTACTGGGTAATTTATCTGCGCGGGGGTCGCGAACAGCACTAA
- the pflB gene encoding formate C-acetyltransferase, with protein MTELNEKLANAWEGFSKGDWQNEVNVRDFIQKNYTPYEGDESFLAGATQATTTLWDKVMEGIKLENRTHAPVDFDTNVAATIISHDAGYIAKELETIVGLQTDAPLKRALIPFGGIKMVEGSCKVYGRELDPQLKKVFTEYRKTHNQGVFDVYTKDILNCRKSGVLTGLPDAYGRGRIIGDYRRVALYGIDFLMADKLNQFKSLQEKLENGEDLEMTIQLREEIAEQHRALAQIKEMAAKYGYDISGPATSAQEAVQWTYFGYLAAVKSQNGAAMSFGRVSTFLDVFIERDIKAGKLTEEQAQELIDHLVMKLRMVRFLRTPEYDELFSGDPIWATESLAGMGVDGRTLVTKNSFRFLNTLYTMGPSPEPNMTILWSEKLPLNFKKFAAKVSIDTSSVQYENDDLMRPDFNNDDYAIACCVSPMIVGKQMQFFGARANLAKTMLYAINGGVDEKLKMQVGPKEAPMMDEVLDYDKVMARMDHFMDWLAKQYVTALNIIHYMHDKYSYEAALMALHDRDVYRTMACGIAGLSVAADSLSAIKYAKVTTIRDEDGLAIDFKVEGEYPQFGNNDARVDDIACDLVERFMKKIQKLRTYRNAVPTQSVLTITSNVVYGKKTGNTPDGRRAGAPFGPGANPMHGRDQKGAVASLTSVAKLPFAYAKDGISYTFSIVPNALGKDDDVRKANLAGLMDGYFHHEASIEGGQHLNVNVMNREMLLDAMENPEKYPQLTIRVSGYAVRFNSLTKEQQQDVITRTFTQTM; from the coding sequence ATGACCGAACTTAACGAGAAATTAGCCAACGCTTGGGAAGGTTTCAGCAAGGGTGACTGGCAGAATGAAGTCAACGTTCGTGACTTCATCCAGAAAAACTACACGCCTTATGAAGGTGACGAATCCTTCCTGGCTGGCGCCACTCAGGCCACCACCACCTTGTGGGACAAGGTTATGGAAGGGATCAAACTGGAAAACCGCACTCACGCGCCGGTTGATTTCGACACCAACGTTGCTGCAACCATCATTTCTCACGACGCGGGTTACATCGCCAAAGAGCTGGAAACCATCGTAGGCCTGCAGACCGACGCGCCTCTGAAACGCGCGCTGATCCCGTTCGGCGGCATCAAAATGGTCGAAGGTTCGTGCAAAGTGTACGGCCGCGAGCTGGATCCGCAGCTGAAAAAAGTGTTCACCGAATACCGTAAAACCCACAACCAGGGCGTATTCGACGTTTACACCAAAGACATCCTGAACTGCCGTAAGTCCGGCGTGCTGACCGGTCTGCCAGATGCCTACGGCCGCGGCCGCATCATCGGCGACTACCGCCGCGTGGCGCTGTACGGTATCGACTTCCTGATGGCCGACAAGCTGAACCAGTTCAAATCGCTGCAGGAAAAACTGGAAAACGGCGAAGACCTGGAAATGACCATCCAGCTGCGCGAAGAGATCGCTGAACAGCATCGCGCTCTGGCTCAGATCAAAGAGATGGCCGCCAAATACGGTTACGACATCTCCGGCCCGGCCACCAGCGCGCAAGAAGCGGTGCAGTGGACCTACTTCGGCTACCTGGCCGCGGTAAAATCCCAGAACGGCGCCGCCATGTCCTTCGGCCGCGTGTCCACCTTCCTCGACGTGTTCATCGAGCGCGACATCAAGGCGGGCAAACTGACCGAAGAGCAAGCGCAGGAACTGATCGACCATCTGGTGATGAAACTGCGTATGGTGCGCTTCCTGCGTACCCCTGAGTACGATGAGCTGTTCTCCGGCGACCCAATCTGGGCGACTGAATCCCTGGCCGGTATGGGCGTCGACGGCCGCACCCTGGTCACCAAAAACAGCTTCCGCTTCCTGAACACCCTGTACACCATGGGGCCGTCTCCGGAGCCGAACATGACCATCCTGTGGTCTGAGAAGCTGCCGCTGAACTTCAAGAAATTCGCGGCGAAAGTGTCCATCGACACCTCTTCCGTTCAGTACGAAAACGACGACCTGATGCGCCCTGACTTCAACAACGATGACTACGCCATCGCTTGCTGCGTCAGCCCGATGATCGTCGGCAAACAAATGCAGTTCTTCGGCGCCCGCGCCAACCTGGCGAAAACCATGCTGTACGCCATCAACGGCGGCGTTGACGAAAAACTGAAAATGCAGGTCGGCCCGAAAGAAGCGCCGATGATGGACGAAGTGCTGGACTATGACAAAGTCATGGCCCGCATGGACCACTTTATGGATTGGCTGGCCAAGCAGTACGTGACCGCGCTGAACATCATTCACTACATGCACGACAAGTACAGCTACGAAGCTGCGCTGATGGCCCTGCATGACCGTGACGTTTATCGCACCATGGCTTGCGGCATCGCCGGCCTGTCCGTTGCAGCCGACTCCCTGTCCGCCATCAAGTATGCGAAAGTCACCACCATTCGCGACGAAGACGGCCTGGCTATCGACTTCAAAGTGGAAGGCGAGTATCCGCAGTTCGGTAACAACGACGCCCGCGTCGATGACATCGCCTGCGACCTGGTGGAACGTTTCATGAAGAAAATTCAGAAACTGCGCACCTACCGCAACGCGGTACCGACCCAGTCCGTACTGACCATCACCTCCAACGTGGTGTACGGTAAGAAAACCGGTAACACCCCGGATGGCCGCCGCGCAGGCGCACCGTTCGGCCCAGGCGCCAACCCGATGCACGGCCGCGACCAGAAAGGCGCAGTAGCCTCCCTGACCTCGGTAGCCAAACTGCCGTTTGCCTATGCGAAAGACGGGATCTCCTACACCTTCTCCATCGTGCCTAACGCGCTGGGTAAAGACGACGACGTGCGTAAAGCCAACCTGGCGGGCCTGATGGATGGTTACTTCCACCATGAAGCCTCCATCGAAGGCGGCCAGCACCTGAACGTCAACGTGATGAACCGCGAAATGCTGCTGGATGCGATGGAAAACCCTGAGAAATACCCTCAGCTGACCATCCGCGTTTCCGGTTACGCCGTGCGCTTCAACTCGCTGACCAAAGAGCAACAGCAGGACGTGATTACTCGTACCTTCACTCAAACGATGTAA
- the pflA gene encoding pyruvate formate lyase 1-activating protein yields the protein MSVTGRIHSFESCGTVDGPGIRFIVFFQGCLMRCLYCHNRDTWDTHGGKEVTVEELMKDAVAYRHFMNASGGGVTASGGEAILQAEFVRDWFRACHAEGINTCLDTNGFVRRYDPVIDELLDTTDLVMLDLKQMNDEIHQNLVGVSNHRTLEFARYLAKRNQRTWIRYVVVPGWSDDDKSAHLLGEFTKDMSNIEKIELLPYHELGKHKWIAMGEEYKLDGVHPPKAETMDRVKGILESYGHKVIY from the coding sequence ATGTCAGTAACTGGTCGCATCCACTCCTTCGAATCCTGCGGCACCGTCGACGGGCCAGGGATCCGCTTTATCGTCTTCTTCCAGGGCTGCCTGATGCGCTGCCTCTATTGCCATAACCGCGATACCTGGGATACCCACGGCGGCAAAGAAGTGACCGTCGAAGAGCTGATGAAAGACGCGGTGGCCTACCGCCACTTCATGAACGCCTCCGGCGGCGGCGTGACCGCGTCCGGCGGCGAGGCGATCCTGCAGGCTGAATTCGTGCGCGACTGGTTCCGCGCCTGCCACGCCGAAGGCATCAATACCTGCCTGGACACCAATGGCTTCGTGCGCCGCTACGATCCGGTGATTGACGAGCTGCTGGACACCACCGATCTGGTGATGCTGGACCTGAAACAGATGAACGACGAGATCCACCAGAACCTGGTCGGCGTCTCCAACCACCGCACGCTGGAATTCGCCCGCTATCTGGCGAAACGCAACCAGCGCACCTGGATCCGCTACGTGGTGGTGCCGGGTTGGTCAGACGACGATAAGTCGGCGCACCTGCTGGGCGAGTTCACCAAAGACATGAGCAACATCGAGAAAATCGAGCTGCTGCCCTACCACGAGCTGGGCAAGCACAAATGGATAGCGATGGGGGAAGAGTACAAGCTGGACGGCGTTCATCCGCCGAAGGCCGAGACCATGGATCGCGTCAAAGGTATCCTGGAAAGCTACGGCCACAAAGTCATTTACTGA
- a CDS encoding MFS transporter produces MSAYSRPVLLLLCGLLLLTVSIAVLNTLVPLWLTHAQLSTWQVGMVSSSYFSGNLLGTLVAGKLIQRVGFTRSYHLSCLVFAAATAGMVLSIDFWSWLGWRFFAGVGCAWIWVIVESALLRSGNLSNRGQLLAAYMIVYYLGTVTGQLLLSMTSTELLHVVPWVTAIVISAMLPMLFARVNRHEDEPQQAAVWTMLRRRSARLGINGCIISGIVLGSLYGLMPLYLSHQGMSDANVGYWMALLVSSGIVGQWPVGRLADRYGRLLVLRIQVFVVILASVAMLGNYAMAPSLFILGCAGFTLYPVAMSWACEKALPHELVAMNQALLMSYTIGSLLGPSMTALLMQNYSDRVLFVMIAAVALVYLLMLLKKQKPDHHHTPFAAA; encoded by the coding sequence ATGTCCGCATACTCCCGCCCAGTGCTCTTATTGCTCTGCGGCCTCTTGCTGCTCACGGTATCCATTGCCGTTTTGAATACGTTAGTGCCTCTTTGGTTAACCCATGCTCAGCTGTCGACCTGGCAGGTGGGAATGGTCAGCTCCTCTTATTTCAGCGGCAACCTATTGGGCACGCTGGTGGCGGGCAAACTGATCCAGCGCGTCGGCTTTACCCGCAGCTATCATCTTTCTTGTCTGGTGTTCGCCGCCGCGACCGCCGGCATGGTGCTGTCGATCGATTTTTGGAGCTGGCTGGGCTGGCGCTTCTTCGCCGGCGTCGGTTGCGCTTGGATCTGGGTGATCGTGGAGAGCGCGCTGTTGCGCAGCGGCAATCTGAGCAACCGCGGCCAGCTGCTGGCGGCCTATATGATCGTTTATTACCTCGGTACGGTGACCGGCCAATTGCTGTTGAGCATGACCTCGACCGAATTGCTGCACGTGGTGCCGTGGGTGACCGCCATTGTGATCAGCGCCATGCTGCCGATGCTGTTTGCGCGGGTCAACCGCCATGAAGACGAGCCGCAGCAGGCGGCGGTGTGGACAATGCTGAGACGCCGCAGCGCGCGTCTCGGCATCAATGGCTGCATCATCTCCGGCATCGTGCTCGGTTCGCTGTACGGCCTGATGCCGCTGTACCTCTCCCATCAGGGCATGAGCGATGCCAACGTCGGTTACTGGATGGCGCTGCTGGTCAGCTCCGGCATCGTCGGCCAATGGCCGGTCGGTCGCCTGGCCGATCGATACGGGCGCCTGCTGGTGCTGCGCATTCAGGTGTTCGTGGTGATCCTGGCCAGCGTGGCGATGCTCGGCAACTACGCCATGGCGCCTTCGCTGTTCATCCTCGGCTGCGCCGGCTTTACCCTGTACCCGGTGGCGATGTCCTGGGCCTGCGAGAAGGCGCTGCCGCACGAGTTGGTGGCGATGAACCAGGCGCTGTTGATGAGCTACACCATCGGCAGCCTGCTGGGCCCGTCGATGACGGCGCTGCTGATGCAAAACTACTCCGACCGCGTGCTGTTCGTGATGATCGCCGCCGTGGCGCTGGTTTACCTGCTGATGCTGTTGAAAAAGCAGAAGCCGGATCACCATCACACGCCGTTCGCCGCCGCCTGA